The DNA region ACAGTATTTGGCGGACTTAGGCTACTCTGGTCCTATCACCATCAATGCCTTTGGCCTACTAACTGACATCCCTGATGATGTCCTGCGAGCGGTCTCTTCCTCTGGAATCGTTCTTAATCACGTCTCCTACGGTTAATATCTCCTCATCCTTTTGCCTTCCTACAGTAATGTCTTGATGAATATACAGTCGACGTACTCaagtcttttgtttctcaaacaGAATCCAATGACACAATGCACGTTATGTATCTGTGGGCCTTTGGCAATAAACCTACATCTAATATGATGGTCATATGCCCCTATTCAACATTCTTAGGCGATATTATTACCGGTCTACAAGATTTTGGATACAACATTATTCAGCCGTTTCCATGTCATGCTCCTTATTCAGAGTCCCTCTGGAAAAGATTTATTCTAGAAGGTGTGTGTTTGTCTCCTCTCACTATGTTATTGTAATATCCAGCATATATCTCTGTTGCTGAAttagctacttttttttttcccccacaGATTCAAGGGAATTTGAGGAGGATAAGTGCAGTGAAACGGGTGAACATGCCGCTTGGGTTTGCTCAGTATGCGACGATATTTCTGGCCAAGGCTTTGAAAATTTCATTAAGCATCTTAAAACTCGAGAACATGAACTGGAGGTACTTAAGAATTCCATTCTAACCAGATGACTTACTTgttgtattaatttattttgtcattgtCAAACTGTTTTTGAGTCTAACAAGCTCTTGCCACAAGTAGTTTCTTTTCTCAATTGTAGTATACAAACCTAAATTTGACCCCATGTTATTTTTTCCGACTGGATGCATGTGCATATGATTTTCAAGCAGATGTCTGGGGAAGACGAGGATGACGAGGATGACGAGGATGACGAGGATGACGAGGATGCAGTTGAATCCGCAGATGAGGCTCCCCTTGATTCTCTTTCGGGTTATGCTTCCACCATGGTGAGTGAGGAATCAATCACACTGCTTGAAAACATCTTACCGTAagtagtttcctttttttttgtttgcctaaATTTGACCCTGTGTGGATTTGGTTTTTAGGACAAGACATCTTTGCATGCTGGGCATAATATCAACCATGTTGGGAAAAACATGGTTGTAGCCGGAGCTGTGGTCCCTTGCTTATCTGTACAAGAAGCAACGGAAGGCAAGTGTTGATATCTGAAAACGTGAAGATTTCTAGTCTTTCgaatttttgggtttaattgTTGATAACTAATAATGACATTGACACATTGtaggaaaaaaattacaagcaAACTGAGGACAAACGGAAGACGtgaagaagaataaaacatgATTTGTTCTACTCCTAGCGGCAAATTAGCTAACTactgtaataataattatgcttatttaaaattctcgttttattgattaatatatatggaGATCCGATATTGTTAACCAGAGTATTTTTCAAATGATCAATAATTTGACATCGATAAGTAGAACAGTAAAGTTTTGAATGTTTGATAGTATTGCCGGCAATACTAGAGCTCCTCCCACAATaacaggaaaataaattaaacaacagAGATTTGGTTTGCTGATCACTTTTGTCTTGTTGAAGCtgtgtaaaataaaatgtaaatgaaatTTCATATCTGTGCATAAACACAAGATGACTTGTCTCGCTCTGTACAAGCGGTGTCATGGATAACTCATTGTATCTCTCGATTGTTTCGATCTCATTGTCCCAACACGTAGCTCGGTTTACAGGCCCCGATTTTCTCTAACCAAAGATTTCTTCTAAGAAAAAGGTACTCGCTGTTTAACATATTCCTTGTCAAATCTTGCCAATTTTTACGCCAATGTTCAGTTGATTCCGTAACTGATGCTTCTTTCTTTGAAACTATACCAATGATTTCAGACATTACCTTTAAGTCAGTCTCGGATTTGTGTTGTACGGAATGTGCAAGAGACGATATCAGTAAGGCACTGCCTAGAAGAGGAAAGGTAGCAAGGAACTCACTTGGAGCCGCCATTCTTGGATTTGATACTGCAGATGATGATAGATTGGATCTCAAAAAAGTATCTGGAAAAGGATCAGAGGTTAATGAACACGATATTCCCGAAATTAAAGTGGTTTCTAATCACAGTATGATTCCTTATGATGAGTTCTCTAGAGATAGGAAGTTTTTGAAACTTGAAGCTGAGGCTAAGGATGTTCTTGGTTCATTGTTGTCTAAGTTGCGTGTACAGGTCAAATTGATTACCTCCAAACGCGGTGTTCTGCAGCCGACGGAAGAGATTTATGTGAAATTAGCAAAGGCATTCCTGGAAAGTGGAAAGATGAAAGAGTTAGCAGAGTTTCTGTTAAAGGCAGAACATGAAGACTCCCCTGTTTCTAGTGATAACTCGATGCTGGTGAATGTTATCAACGCTTGTATTTCCCTAGGAATGTTGGATCAGGCGCATGATCTACTCGATGAGATGCGTATGGCTGGGATAAGAACCGGTTCTTCGAACTAGGGAAGTGACATCACTCCTTAGAGATGCTCAAAAGGCAGGGATTCAATTAGACTCAAGCTGTTATGAAGCTTTAATCCAGTCTCAAGTGATTCAGAACGATACTCATGGAGCTCTCAATGTGTTCAAGGAAATGAAAGAGGCGAAGATACCGAGAGGCGGCAATCAGCAGTTCGAGAAGCTCTTAAAGGGATGTGAAGCAAAACGCAGAGGCGGGACTTATGTCCAAACTCTTGAGAGAAATCAGAGAAGGGCAGAGTTTGGATGCTGGTGTTCATGATTGGAACAATGTGATCCATTTCTTTAGCAAGAAAGGTTTGATGCAAGATGCAGAGAAGGCGTTAACGAGGATGAGAACTCTTGTTCATTCGCCAAATTCTCAAACTTTTCATTCTATGGTCACAGGGTATGCAGCCATAGGGAGCAAATACACAGAGGTCACTGAACTATGGGGAGAAATGAAGTCCATAGCCGCAGCTACTTCATTGATGAGGTTTGATCAAGAGTTGCTCGATGCGGTGCTCTACACGTTTGTTAGAGGCGGATTTTTCTCGCGGGCTAATGAAGTTGTGGAGATGATGGAGAAAAAGAATATGTTTGTTGATAAGTACAAGTATCGGATGCTCTTCTTGAAGTATCACAAGACTGCTTATAAAGGCAAAGCTCCAAAAGTTCAGAGTGAGTCTCAGCTCAAGAAGAGAGAAGCTGGTTTAGTATTCAATAAATGGCTCGGGCTATCTTGATTATGAATGTAAACaccattttgtatatttataacTTACCGTCATCTACAGCTTCAAAGATCTATACAGAGACAGCTTAAACATTGATAAAGCTTTggatttatttatcttttgtaagattttggtttatatacatacacaccCAAACGCTTATCAGTTCAGGCTTCCCGTAAGCCAGTGGGAGAGTTTCATCAATCGCAAATCATGTTATTTATCCTGCAAAGATTGTGAAACTGGTGGAGTTGGTTGAAATTCTGAAAGGATAATATGAATGTGTAACGGAGAAAAAAGTTAGTACAGTACTAAGGTACAGACAACCTTTGATCCTGAATAGAGCACTACCATCTGAAACCTGTTGGCCTGCTATAACTTTGAGGCCATGTATGCTTCCAGAGGATGGGGCTTTCACAACGTGCTGAACCACCAAGTAGGACAAGAATAAAACGATAATTACTTTACTGTTTCTTATATTTATGGTATATGGTTGCGGGGTATATGAAGAGGTTTGTATACTAACCTCCATCTTCATTGCCTCCAGGACTAATACAGGTTGACCTTGATCTACTTTAGCTTCGTTTTCCACAAGGACCTTGACAACTAATCCGGCCATGGGGGCCACAATGGTTCCTGGAGGGTGTGATGATGTTTCGGAGCTGGTTCTGTGTTTAacaccttcttcatcttcagagAATTTGATTCCTACCTTCTGCTTGAATTGATGGTGTTCTGAACCATGCCATATATGGATGTGTTTATAACCCTCCTATTACCAAAACACATCGTAAGCAGAAATTACGAGAGAGACGGAAAGGGCATGAGATAAAGCTGTGGCTCTATGAGGAGTTGGTTGAACATGATGCTAATGAATAATGATTTACCTTCAAGTATGTGGCTAGACTAACGTTCATGCTCAATCCGGCAGCTTCAACTCTAAAATCACACTTTCCTGCTCGAGTTACCCGGACTTCTAAACTTGGAGAATCATTGCCTTCCTGTCTCGTGGAATGTTGTCAAACCATCAGAATCCTTACTATAGATTAGGACTCATAAATTTAATGTATATAAGACAGCAATGGGGTTCAGCGTTATCTTTTacaaaaagaatttaaaagtgAGTTAAAAACCTGAATGAGATAGCTTCCATCTGGTTGACATATTACACCGAGTGATATTAGGTTAGAACCAGTTCCGTCGTACTCATTATTCCACTCTAGCTCAATGGTTTGTTTGGCTTCATGATGGACCCTAAAAGGAGGATGAGAATACCATATCGATGGAAGTTTCCCTGGATGAGTTTACACACAATAAATTAAATCATGCTCGGGAATCATGTAACTGGTGAAGAAGAAACTAGACTCATGTGAACTGACCATGATTACTTTCATTCCAAGCAGAATGCTCGATTGCGGAGACACAAGCAGCCACCAATGCTGCACTATGCTTAACTGCTTTGTCTGCCACTTCTGCTGCAGCTGGATTACTTTCATCCGCAAACAGATCACTTCCATGGTGCTCATTAAAATGAGTTTCTACATTTCCCACTGCAAACTCCTTATGACTAGCAAGTTTTTGAAGGAAATTAATGTTTGTAGGTACACCTGCTACCTGCCAACAAAGATACCATTTAATTGCTGAACTATTGTGGTAGCTAAGAAGCGATGTGCAAGATAAAGAGtctcttaaaaaaaatggaaccataAGGCGTTGACAAATTATAGTTGTGCTGAAGTATAACTTGCCACTGCAGAGAGcaccaaaatatttttacgGGGTCTAAGGGAATGTACCTGAAAGTTAGACAAGCAATCCTTCAGTTTCACTAAAGCTTCGCCACGATTATCTCCCCAGACAACAAGCTTTGCAATCATAGGATCATAGTGCATGCTAACAGTGTCTCCTTGCTCAACTCCAGTTTCAACCCAAACTTTTAAGAGGCAAATTCCAAGATGAAAGAAGTTAACAAAAGGACAAAAACATGGTCAGGTTAGAAGTAATTGTTTGCTATCCATTGTTTTGGGTTCATGGTTTTTCCTTTTGGTTAACCATAACAGAAATCTAAAACAGAACCAACAAAAATATCCTTTGCAACAAAAACGAACAAACTACATTTTAATGGTCGGTCTCTATGGGCCGAAAGTCCAAGACATAACCAAAATATAGTAGTTTTACACTTAAGAACTCTCTTGTCTTTTATACAGTTAGGGCATCTGGGCCGAAAGTCCAAGACATAACCAAAATATAGTAGTTTTACACTTAAGAACTCTCTTGTCTTTTATACAGTTAGGGCATCTGCATTAAGACAAGTGTTTTGGA from Camelina sativa cultivar DH55 chromosome 3, Cs, whole genome shotgun sequence includes:
- the LOC104760398 gene encoding uncharacterized protein LOC104760398 gives rise to the protein MYEWTNSYPPPANLMLISSHPSIFPHVLRKPLYSGYNIFELCPYDSPNPESLWKDFLLKDSSALKEDMCHGTCETPSWLCSVCYDYFCEGFEDFTTHVSSEEHELMAIWVDNHAVAATSVFWDIKNCPVPAGCDPRRVGPTIRQYLADLGYSGPITINAFGLLTDIPDDVLRAVSSSGIVLNHVSYESNDTMHVMYLWAFGNKPTSNMMVICPYSTFLGDIITGLQDFGYNIIQPFPCHAPYSESLWKRFILEDSREFEEDKCSETGEHAAWVCSVCDDISGQGFENFIKHLKTREHELEMSGEDEDDEDDEDDEDDEDAVESADEAPLDSLSGYASTMDKTSLHAGHNINHVGKNMVVAGAVVPCLSVQEATEGKKLQAN
- the LOC104778539 gene encoding methylcrotonoyl-CoA carboxylase subunit alpha, mitochondrial-like, encoding MHYDPMIAKLVVWGDNRGEALVKLKDCLSNFQVAGVPTNINFLQKLASHKEFAVGNVETHFNEHHGSDLFADESNPAAAEVADKAVKHSAALVAACVSAIEHSAWNESNHGKLPSIWYSHPPFRVHHEAKQTIELEWNNEYDGTGSNLISLGVICQPDGSYLIQEGNDSPSLEVRVTRAGKCDFRVEAAGLSMNVSLATYLKEGYKHIHIWHGSEHHQFKQKVGIKFSEDEEGVKHRTSSETSSHPPGTIVAPMAGLVVKVLVENEAKVDQGQPVLVLEAMKMEHVVKAPSSGSIHGLKVIAGQQVSDGSALFRIKG